A stretch of the Duncaniella dubosii genome encodes the following:
- the clpX gene encoding ATP-dependent Clp protease ATP-binding subunit ClpX encodes MAKKSNSNQGIKCSFCGKEPSYTDILVPSPLGDTYICSECVEQIEGLLKDYYQENPSLRPAGSKNRKDTPSADIEAKPLPTPVEIREFLDQYVIGQEDAKKYLSVAVYNHYKRLAQDKDDVDIEKSNIIMVGPTGTGKTLLAKTIARQLDVPFAIVDATVLTEAGYVGEDIESLLVRLLQAADYDVAKAERGIVFIDEIDKIARKGDNPSITRDVSGEGVQQGLLKLLEGSIVNVPPNGGRKHPEQKMIAVDTKNILFICGGAFDGIERKIAHRLNTHVVGFTGSSVRSKVDSDNYLKYIAPQDLKSFGLIPEIIGRLPVLVHLDPLDREALLRVLTEPKNAITKQYEKLFAMDGVKLVFTDETLEFIVDKAIEYKLGARGLRTIVETIMMDPMYETPSTDIKELVIDRTFAEEKIRKAYIG; translated from the coding sequence ATGGCAAAAAAATCCAATTCGAATCAAGGAATCAAATGTTCATTTTGCGGTAAGGAACCATCCTATACCGACATACTCGTGCCGAGCCCGCTCGGTGACACATACATCTGTAGCGAGTGCGTCGAACAGATTGAAGGACTCCTGAAAGATTATTATCAGGAGAATCCTTCACTCCGTCCCGCAGGCTCTAAAAACCGCAAAGACACACCCTCGGCAGACATCGAAGCAAAGCCTCTTCCAACCCCGGTTGAAATCCGCGAATTTCTCGACCAATATGTCATCGGGCAAGAGGACGCAAAAAAATATCTGTCGGTCGCAGTCTACAATCACTACAAGCGTCTCGCACAAGACAAAGACGACGTCGACATTGAAAAAAGCAACATTATCATGGTCGGCCCGACCGGAACAGGCAAAACACTTTTGGCCAAGACTATCGCACGGCAGCTCGATGTGCCTTTCGCCATAGTCGACGCGACAGTCCTCACCGAAGCCGGTTATGTCGGCGAAGACATAGAGAGCCTTCTGGTCCGGCTTCTTCAGGCAGCCGACTACGATGTGGCCAAAGCCGAACGCGGAATAGTATTTATCGACGAAATCGATAAAATAGCGCGAAAAGGTGACAATCCGTCAATCACCCGCGACGTATCCGGCGAAGGTGTCCAGCAAGGCTTGCTCAAACTGCTTGAAGGATCAATCGTGAACGTTCCGCCGAACGGTGGACGCAAACACCCCGAGCAGAAAATGATTGCCGTAGACACAAAGAACATTCTTTTCATCTGCGGAGGCGCGTTTGACGGCATCGAGCGCAAAATCGCCCATCGTCTCAACACTCACGTGGTCGGTTTCACAGGTTCTTCCGTAAGATCCAAAGTAGATTCCGACAACTACCTGAAATACATAGCGCCTCAGGATCTCAAGTCGTTCGGGCTTATCCCCGAGATAATCGGCCGTCTGCCCGTACTCGTCCATCTTGATCCGCTCGACCGCGAAGCCCTGCTTAGAGTGCTCACTGAGCCGAAGAACGCTATTACAAAGCAATACGAGAAGCTGTTCGCAATGGACGGTGTAAAGCTCGTATTCACCGACGAGACTCTTGAATTCATCGTTGATAAAGCGATTGAATACAAGCTCGGAGCGCGAGGTCTTCGCACAATCGTAGAGACCATCATGATGGATCCGATGTATGAGACCCCGTCGACCGACATCAAAGAGCTGGTCATTGACCGCACATTTGCCGAGGAGAAAATCCGCAAAGCCTACATAGGCTGA
- a CDS encoding cell division ATP-binding protein FtsE codes for MGKVIEYKDVELHRQDLIALKHVNLSVDEGEFVYLMGKVGSGKSSLLKSIYADIPIASGEARVLDYDLNKIRNKQIPYLRREIGIVFQDFQLLTDRSAYANLRFVLEATGWHDKAEIEKRIEEVLKQVGMLNKSYKNPHELSGGEQQRIVIARALLNSPRIILADEPTCNLDPITGEAIVSRLHEIAGKGTAVIMATHNLSLVEQFPARILTCENRTIV; via the coding sequence ATGGGAAAAGTCATAGAATACAAGGATGTCGAGCTTCACCGTCAAGACCTGATAGCTCTGAAACATGTCAATCTCTCGGTCGACGAAGGCGAGTTTGTCTATCTTATGGGCAAAGTCGGGAGCGGAAAGTCAAGTCTGCTCAAATCCATCTATGCCGACATACCCATCGCTTCGGGTGAGGCGCGGGTGCTTGATTATGACCTCAACAAAATCCGCAACAAGCAGATTCCATATCTGCGGAGAGAGATCGGAATCGTCTTTCAGGATTTTCAGCTACTGACCGACCGCAGCGCATATGCTAATCTGCGTTTCGTGCTTGAAGCGACAGGCTGGCACGACAAAGCTGAAATCGAAAAGCGTATAGAAGAGGTGTTGAAGCAGGTCGGAATGCTTAACAAAAGCTACAAGAACCCTCATGAGCTATCTGGCGGCGAACAGCAACGTATCGTAATAGCCCGCGCGTTGCTCAACAGCCCGAGGATAATCCTTGCCGATGAGCCGACATGTAATCTCGACCCTATAACCGGAGAAGCCATTGTAAGCCGTCTTCATGAAATCGCGGGCAAAGGCACTGCCGTCATAATGGCAACTCATAACCTCTCGCTCGTTGAACAATTTCCGGCCCGCATTCTCACATGCGAAAACCGGACCATTGTCTGA
- a CDS encoding Bax inhibitor-1/YccA family protein codes for MSYNQQTPPPYYGGGNNYNGYHASQAEVVQTTSSVMKRVYFKMFLGLLVTAFISLFCANSMSFMSFVATNSWFYWGLFIAELALVFVLSARVMKMSSAAATLMFFAFAALNGMTLAPIFLVYTMTSIAKTFFICAGTFGAMSVYGYFTTQDLTKWGNFLFYALIGLIIASVVNIFTKSSTLDWIISIAGVLIFVGLTAWDTQKIKQMALVTPSSYVGHLATIGALTLYLDFINLFLYLLRFFGSQRD; via the coding sequence ATGAGTTACAATCAGCAGACACCTCCCCCTTATTACGGCGGAGGCAATAATTACAACGGATACCATGCCTCACAGGCAGAGGTTGTCCAGACCACCTCTTCGGTGATGAAGCGTGTCTACTTCAAGATGTTTCTTGGTCTTCTCGTGACCGCCTTCATCTCGCTCTTCTGTGCAAACTCCATGAGCTTCATGTCATTCGTAGCGACCAATTCATGGTTCTACTGGGGTCTGTTTATCGCTGAACTCGCACTTGTATTCGTACTCTCTGCACGGGTAATGAAAATGTCGTCGGCAGCAGCCACTCTGATGTTCTTTGCATTTGCCGCCCTCAACGGCATGACTCTTGCTCCGATTTTCCTCGTCTATACAATGACTTCTATCGCCAAGACATTCTTTATCTGCGCCGGTACGTTCGGTGCCATGAGTGTCTATGGCTATTTCACCACTCAGGACCTTACGAAATGGGGCAATTTCCTGTTCTACGCGCTTATAGGTCTGATTATCGCTTCTGTGGTAAATATCTTCACAAAAAGTTCAACTCTTGACTGGATTATCTCGATTGCAGGTGTGCTCATCTTCGTCGGTCTTACTGCATGGGATACTCAAAAAATCAAGCAGATGGCTCTTGTGACACCGTCATCGTATGTCGGTCATCTCGCCACTATCGGCGCGCTGACTCTCTATCTCGATTTCATCAATCTCTTCCTCTATCTCCTTCGTTTCTTCGGTAGCCAGCGCGACTGA
- a CDS encoding PemB family protein produces the protein MIKPLLLTASLLFSGAYASAENLTVSPDHSSVSLNGQNFTLSPSTLLLTAGKSKSPYAFNDALSAISAINRAEATNVTLFVEPSVYWLDNPDDPEIRRNPKNSGSIPYAAEIRCDTLSIIGLADNPEDVVFAVNRGQTQGALGNYTMLHFIGKSLHTENMTFGNYCNVDLIYPKDPSLNRPKRRDAIVQAQLGICDGTDRVFARNCRFISRLNLCPMVGGRRSLYKDCYFECTDDALTGSAVYLDCKFTFHSGKPFYTTASTGAVFLNCDIHTLVNGVQYLTKAPGMVTMIDTRFTAENPVKLQWTRDISPIRCYQSGITLNGNPVTIDADRPELSTDITESPLLEAYKIINEGKNIYNTPNLLGGNDGWDPLGMLTEVRKAETAQGKSLTSRPVALKINVTSRPLTAQGDTLHLTTSPICWGDYPAIGKYNGIRWSAPTTIKLSTSGLAATATSANMFPRKAESIITAVTSDGLTGATKVTVEPYLKDAPEFSAFPSVKVEKGVAKVSYKLSADGNDDSYIVWYRSTRPDGADSIPVRHGRGLSGATYTLSSADHGYFITAAVSPKLDDTRQGTRKSVRLECGAITKKISKASPKKERTLLTSFAEIPIIKTKGGKPGFWHFDSYKPADTQLHDWKADPDLSWYYGQATDASTGTGLVQATRGARLSYTPTITDCKAMSLSLVAEPCKGPGQGFGSATGQYMDVCIRFDPQTLSGYGLRIERTPNYDKAVTFTLVRYADGNVSPISIPVASNCFRNPCHISLELKNGILSANAYTEAPSVGNSNPDVKSAVSISAKTSIPTTNNSFAIQHTGSVGASATLIRDLKVTWE, from the coding sequence ATGATAAAACCACTTCTGCTAACAGCGTCTCTGTTATTTTCCGGCGCATATGCCTCAGCCGAAAATCTCACTGTCAGTCCTGATCATTCATCAGTCAGTCTAAACGGACAAAATTTCACTCTCAGTCCGTCCACATTGTTGCTTACCGCAGGAAAAAGCAAATCGCCATACGCATTCAACGACGCACTTTCAGCCATCAGCGCAATCAACAGAGCCGAAGCGACTAATGTGACTCTGTTTGTCGAGCCGTCAGTCTACTGGCTCGATAACCCTGACGATCCGGAAATCCGCCGTAATCCCAAGAATTCCGGGAGTATTCCGTATGCTGCCGAAATCAGATGCGATACACTATCAATCATCGGACTTGCAGACAATCCCGAAGACGTAGTCTTTGCCGTCAACCGCGGGCAGACACAAGGAGCACTCGGCAACTACACAATGCTTCATTTTATCGGCAAGAGTCTGCACACGGAAAACATGACTTTCGGAAATTATTGCAACGTAGACCTTATCTATCCAAAAGATCCGTCCCTTAACCGCCCGAAACGTCGTGATGCCATTGTTCAGGCACAACTTGGAATCTGTGATGGGACAGACAGGGTGTTTGCTCGGAACTGCCGATTTATCAGCCGTCTGAACCTGTGTCCGATGGTAGGTGGGCGGCGTTCACTGTATAAGGACTGCTACTTTGAATGTACGGATGACGCACTTACAGGTTCTGCCGTATACCTCGACTGCAAATTCACATTCCATAGCGGTAAACCGTTCTATACCACCGCATCAACGGGAGCAGTTTTTCTCAATTGCGACATACATACTCTTGTCAACGGAGTCCAATATCTGACCAAAGCTCCCGGCATGGTAACAATGATTGACACCCGTTTTACCGCCGAGAACCCTGTGAAACTGCAATGGACACGCGACATCTCTCCTATACGCTGCTATCAAAGCGGAATCACTCTCAACGGAAATCCTGTGACTATTGACGCTGACAGGCCGGAACTCAGCACCGATATCACGGAATCGCCCCTGCTTGAAGCATATAAAATCATCAACGAGGGAAAAAATATTTATAATACACCAAACCTTCTCGGTGGAAATGACGGATGGGATCCGCTCGGCATGCTTACCGAAGTACGAAAAGCAGAAACAGCTCAGGGTAAGTCGCTGACCTCACGTCCCGTAGCACTAAAAATAAACGTCACATCACGACCACTTACCGCACAGGGTGATACGCTACACCTCACAACGTCTCCTATATGCTGGGGTGACTATCCGGCAATCGGAAAATACAACGGAATACGCTGGTCTGCCCCAACCACTATTAAACTTTCAACTTCCGGGCTCGCGGCAACAGCTACCAGCGCCAACATGTTTCCACGAAAAGCCGAAAGCATAATCACAGCTGTCACCTCCGACGGTCTCACAGGTGCGACAAAAGTCACAGTAGAACCCTATCTCAAAGATGCTCCTGAATTCTCAGCTTTCCCATCGGTAAAAGTCGAAAAAGGCGTTGCAAAAGTCAGCTATAAACTTTCAGCAGACGGAAACGACGACAGCTACATCGTATGGTATCGTTCCACGCGCCCTGACGGAGCTGACAGTATCCCTGTTCGCCACGGAAGAGGACTAAGTGGAGCGACCTACACTCTTTCAAGCGCAGACCACGGGTATTTCATTACAGCTGCCGTATCTCCTAAACTTGACGATACCCGTCAAGGGACACGTAAGAGTGTCAGACTTGAATGCGGAGCAATCACTAAGAAAATCTCAAAGGCTTCGCCGAAAAAAGAGCGGACACTCTTGACATCATTTGCGGAAATTCCTATCATAAAGACAAAAGGAGGGAAACCGGGATTCTGGCATTTTGACTCTTATAAACCGGCTGACACACAGCTCCACGACTGGAAAGCAGACCCGGATTTGAGCTGGTATTACGGTCAGGCAACCGATGCGTCGACCGGCACAGGACTCGTACAGGCCACAAGAGGTGCGCGCTTATCATATACTCCGACAATAACCGACTGCAAGGCGATGAGTTTATCACTCGTGGCTGAACCATGCAAAGGTCCGGGACAGGGATTCGGAAGTGCCACCGGTCAGTATATGGATGTATGTATCCGATTCGATCCACAGACTCTTTCCGGCTATGGATTGCGTATTGAACGTACTCCCAACTACGACAAAGCTGTCACATTTACACTCGTTCGTTATGCCGACGGTAATGTATCTCCAATCAGTATACCCGTCGCATCAAACTGTTTCCGTAATCCATGTCATATTTCGCTTGAACTCAAGAATGGAATCCTGAGCGCTAACGCCTACACTGAAGCTCCATCTGTCGGAAACAGCAATCCGGATGTGAAATCTGCTGTCAGCATTTCAGCCAAAACCTCAATCCCGACGACAAACAATTCATTCGCCATACAACACACAGGCTCTGTAGGCGCATCGGCAACCCTGATCCGCGATTTAAAGGTCACATGGGAATAA
- the argS gene encoding arginine--tRNA ligase: MSIDSIIAQAVSKAVKELYGIDTPAETIVPQATRKEFEGNLTVVVFPWVKAARKAPDAVGQEIGAWLEANEEAVEKFNVVKGFLNITIAPKFWNSVLSHIADTPDYGLQTANENSPLVMVEYSSPNTNKPLHLGHIRNNLLGFSLSEILKACGNRVVKTNIVNDRGIHICKSMLAWQKWGEGVTPASSGKKGDHLIGDFYVLFDKHYKAELKALEEQGMTKEEAEGASPLMKEARAMLVKWEQKDPEIRSLWETMNSWVYAGFDETYKRMGVNFDKIYYESETYLEGKGKVLEGLEAGKMYRKEDGSVWADLTGEGLDHKLLLRSDGTSVYMTQDIGTAKLRYEDYPIDKMIYVVGNEQNYHFQVLSILLDRLGFKWGKDLVHFSYGMVELPEGKMKSREGTVVDADDLMDDMVATAKTVSAELGKLDGLSDDEVARISEMVGLGALKYFLLKVDPRKNITFNPKESIDFNGNTGPFIQYTYARICSVLRKAEEEGMKIGDYSNVAPGEREITLIQTLADFPATVQAAGQSYSPALIANYIYDLVKSYNQFYHDCSILKEEDEAKRSLRLELSRQTANVVKTGMGLLGIEVPERM, from the coding sequence ATGTCTATTGATAGCATCATTGCACAGGCAGTCTCAAAAGCGGTCAAAGAGCTTTACGGCATCGATACTCCCGCAGAAACCATAGTACCACAGGCTACCCGCAAAGAATTTGAAGGCAACCTGACAGTTGTCGTCTTTCCGTGGGTAAAAGCAGCCCGCAAGGCTCCTGATGCCGTCGGTCAGGAAATCGGCGCATGGCTTGAGGCTAACGAAGAAGCAGTTGAGAAATTCAACGTGGTCAAAGGCTTCCTCAATATCACCATTGCTCCTAAATTCTGGAATTCGGTGCTCAGTCATATCGCTGACACTCCCGACTATGGTTTGCAGACAGCCAATGAAAATTCGCCTCTCGTAATGGTAGAATATTCATCACCAAATACGAACAAGCCTCTTCACCTCGGACATATACGTAACAACCTTCTCGGTTTCAGTCTATCAGAAATCCTCAAGGCATGTGGCAACCGAGTCGTGAAAACCAATATCGTAAATGACCGTGGCATCCATATCTGCAAATCAATGCTTGCCTGGCAGAAATGGGGCGAAGGAGTGACACCTGCCTCTTCAGGGAAAAAAGGCGACCACCTTATCGGTGATTTCTATGTACTTTTCGACAAGCATTATAAAGCCGAGCTTAAAGCACTTGAAGAGCAGGGCATGACCAAGGAAGAAGCCGAGGGTGCATCTCCTCTGATGAAAGAAGCCCGCGCGATGCTCGTGAAATGGGAACAGAAAGACCCTGAAATCAGATCCCTCTGGGAGACAATGAACTCGTGGGTCTATGCCGGATTTGACGAAACCTACAAAAGAATGGGCGTTAACTTCGACAAGATTTACTACGAAAGCGAGACTTACCTCGAAGGCAAGGGGAAAGTCCTCGAAGGTCTTGAGGCCGGGAAGATGTATCGCAAAGAAGACGGCTCTGTATGGGCCGACCTTACAGGCGAAGGTCTTGACCACAAGCTTCTTCTGCGTAGCGACGGGACATCTGTATACATGACTCAGGATATCGGCACAGCCAAACTGCGCTATGAGGATTATCCCATTGACAAGATGATATATGTCGTTGGTAATGAACAGAACTACCATTTCCAAGTTCTATCCATTCTTCTTGACCGTCTTGGCTTCAAATGGGGCAAAGACCTCGTGCATTTCTCCTACGGCATGGTAGAACTCCCTGAAGGGAAAATGAAATCGCGTGAAGGCACTGTCGTCGATGCCGACGATCTTATGGATGATATGGTTGCAACCGCAAAAACAGTATCAGCCGAGCTCGGAAAACTCGATGGTCTCAGCGACGATGAAGTGGCACGCATTTCAGAGATGGTCGGCCTCGGAGCGCTCAAATATTTCCTTCTGAAAGTCGATCCGCGTAAAAACATCACTTTTAATCCAAAGGAATCAATTGACTTCAACGGCAATACCGGCCCGTTCATACAATATACCTACGCCCGAATCTGCTCTGTTCTTCGCAAAGCTGAAGAAGAAGGCATGAAGATCGGTGACTACAGCAACGTTGCCCCCGGAGAGCGTGAGATAACCCTTATCCAGACTCTGGCTGATTTCCCGGCGACTGTTCAGGCTGCAGGACAGAGCTATAGCCCGGCACTCATTGCCAACTATATCTATGACCTCGTGAAGAGTTACAATCAATTCTATCACGACTGCTCCATCTTAAAGGAAGAAGACGAGGCCAAACGTTCGCTCCGTCTCGAATTAAGCCGTCAGACAGCCAATGTCGTTAAAACAGGTATGGGGCTGCTCGGCATCGAAGTTCCTGAAAGAATGTAA
- a CDS encoding NAD(P)/FAD-dependent oxidoreductase, translating to MSTKQKIVVIGGGFAGLNFVKKIDKSKFDVTLVDKHNYHTFPPLFYQVASSELDPTSICFPLRRELRKRNCHGVAFHIGKVRKIDVAAKTISTDYETTHYDKLVIALGTTNNFFGNKDLIKDVYTLKSTDQAIRIRNEILFRCERAAVEPDNEKRRRMLSFVVIGGGPAGVEIAGAVGELKRYILKRDYPGIAPDDLSITIIEGTDRLLGTMSREASDTALRDLNQLMVEVKLGRLMKTYNDNVITLDDGSTIYSEMVIWTAGVTGVPIEFSGTDYKAGRGGRFPTDHYCRIAGLEDIYAIGDIGLMTTEKYPKGLPQLAQVAIQQGRFLAKNFNSGKWEKPFNYVDKGSMATIGRNRAVADLHSIHLSGFIAWLAWMFIHLISLLGMRNKINVLINWIWAYFSYNTSLRLLLAGSKYPKRGELWDKG from the coding sequence ATGTCAACGAAACAAAAAATAGTTGTAATCGGTGGTGGTTTCGCCGGTTTGAACTTTGTCAAAAAGATAGACAAGAGTAAATTTGATGTAACACTCGTCGACAAACACAATTATCACACTTTCCCGCCTTTATTCTATCAGGTAGCTTCATCAGAGCTTGATCCGACAAGTATTTGCTTCCCTCTACGCCGTGAGTTGCGCAAACGCAATTGTCACGGGGTTGCCTTTCATATCGGTAAAGTCAGAAAAATAGATGTGGCAGCAAAGACCATATCCACTGATTATGAGACGACCCATTACGATAAACTCGTAATAGCACTTGGTACAACCAATAACTTTTTTGGGAATAAAGACCTTATCAAAGATGTATACACACTAAAATCGACTGATCAGGCCATAAGAATACGCAACGAAATTCTATTTCGCTGCGAACGCGCCGCAGTTGAGCCGGACAATGAAAAGCGACGCCGGATGTTGAGTTTTGTGGTAATCGGTGGAGGGCCTGCCGGAGTTGAAATCGCCGGAGCAGTCGGAGAATTGAAGCGTTACATCCTGAAGCGTGACTATCCCGGAATTGCTCCCGATGATCTCAGCATAACGATCATAGAGGGTACAGATAGATTGCTTGGGACGATGAGCCGGGAAGCATCTGACACAGCATTGCGCGACCTCAATCAACTAATGGTCGAGGTAAAACTCGGCCGTCTGATGAAAACATACAATGATAATGTAATCACACTTGACGACGGCTCTACCATTTACAGCGAAATGGTCATTTGGACTGCCGGTGTGACTGGTGTGCCAATTGAATTTTCAGGAACCGACTATAAGGCCGGACGTGGCGGCCGCTTTCCAACCGACCATTATTGCCGCATCGCAGGGCTCGAAGACATATATGCCATAGGCGATATCGGGCTCATGACAACCGAAAAATATCCGAAAGGATTACCACAACTTGCACAAGTAGCCATACAGCAAGGACGCTTTCTCGCAAAGAACTTCAATTCCGGCAAATGGGAAAAACCGTTCAATTATGTCGACAAAGGCTCTATGGCCACCATAGGCCGAAACAGAGCTGTCGCAGACCTACACAGTATACACTTGTCAGGCTTTATAGCATGGCTCGCATGGATGTTCATCCATCTGATTTCACTTCTTGGCATGAGAAACAAAATCAATGTGCTTATAAACTGGATATGGGCATATTTCAGCTATAATACATCTTTAAGACTGCTTCTCGCCGGATCAAAATATCCCAAAAGAGGAGAGTTATGGGACAAAGGATGA
- the recQ gene encoding DNA helicase RecQ: MNQRLHDALKEHFGFDSFKGNQEAIMSSLLDGNDVFVLMPTGGGKSLCYQLPALMMDGTAIIISPLIALMKNQVDAIRHFSEADHVAHFLNSSLNRSAIDQVKSDITAGRTKLLYVAPESLTKEENIEFLKTIPISFYAVDEAHCISEWGHDFRPEYRRIRPIINEINPRPMIALTATATPKVQHDIQKNLGMTNAKVFKSSFNRENLYYEVKPKTQNIDKEIIKYIKNNPGKSGIIYCLSRKKVEELAEMLVVNDIKALPYHAGMDGATRSSNQDAFLMEKVDVIVATIAFGMGIDKPDVRFVIHYDMPKSLEGYYQETGRAGRDGGEGQCITFYTAKDLQKMEKFMQGKPLAEQEIGRQLLIETQSYAEASSCRRRSLLFYFGEEYGHDNCQNCDNCINPKKKVEAKDDLCAVLETVIALKEKFKADHVTDVVLGRATSDVKSYEHDQLEVFGSEQGADERLISAVIRQAILAGYLERDIENYGLLKITAKGKKFLSRPESFKVVEDTDFSEEPEPEILKSGGSCAADDELFSILKDLRKKIAKKLGLPPYVIFQDPSLEAMATTYPISIEELQNIPGVGQGKAKRYGEEFVKVIKRHVEDNEIERPEDFRVRSVPSRNSTKYFIIQAVDRKIPLPEIAIAKGLDFSELIDDIEAIVYSGTKININYYIDEIIDEDSQEEIFDFFKECQTDDLNEAYRELGEDFTEDEIRLMRIKFLSEMGN, from the coding sequence ATGAATCAACGACTTCACGACGCACTTAAAGAGCATTTCGGTTTTGACTCCTTCAAGGGCAACCAAGAAGCTATCATGAGCAGTCTCCTTGACGGAAACGATGTTTTCGTCCTGATGCCGACCGGAGGCGGAAAGTCTCTGTGCTACCAGCTTCCCGCCCTCATGATGGATGGTACGGCCATTATTATTTCCCCGCTGATAGCCCTGATGAAAAATCAGGTAGACGCAATACGCCATTTCAGCGAGGCTGACCACGTGGCCCATTTCCTAAATTCATCGCTCAACCGATCCGCAATCGATCAGGTGAAATCGGACATCACCGCCGGGCGCACGAAACTGCTCTATGTCGCACCTGAGTCGCTGACCAAAGAGGAGAATATAGAATTTCTTAAAACCATACCGATTTCATTCTACGCGGTTGACGAAGCTCACTGCATTTCGGAATGGGGGCATGATTTCCGCCCTGAATACAGACGCATACGTCCCATCATCAACGAAATCAATCCCCGGCCGATGATTGCTCTCACGGCCACCGCCACGCCCAAGGTGCAGCATGACATACAGAAAAATCTCGGCATGACAAATGCCAAAGTATTCAAGTCATCGTTCAACCGCGAGAATCTGTATTATGAAGTCAAACCGAAGACTCAGAATATAGATAAGGAAATCATTAAATATATCAAAAACAACCCCGGGAAATCAGGCATCATCTATTGCCTGAGTCGAAAAAAAGTCGAGGAACTTGCTGAGATGCTTGTAGTAAACGACATCAAGGCTCTTCCCTATCACGCAGGCATGGACGGAGCGACACGCAGTTCCAATCAAGATGCCTTCCTGATGGAGAAAGTCGATGTCATCGTGGCCACCATAGCTTTTGGCATGGGAATTGACAAACCCGACGTTAGATTTGTTATACACTATGATATGCCCAAGTCGCTTGAAGGCTATTATCAGGAGACAGGCCGTGCCGGCCGAGACGGAGGTGAGGGACAGTGCATCACCTTCTATACGGCCAAGGACCTTCAGAAAATGGAGAAATTCATGCAAGGCAAACCGCTTGCCGAGCAGGAAATCGGACGCCAGCTCCTGATTGAGACCCAAAGCTACGCTGAGGCAAGCAGTTGCCGCCGACGTTCGCTGTTGTTTTATTTCGGCGAAGAATACGGACATGACAACTGCCAGAACTGTGACAACTGCATTAATCCAAAGAAAAAAGTGGAAGCTAAAGATGATTTATGCGCGGTGTTGGAAACCGTCATCGCACTAAAAGAAAAATTTAAAGCCGACCATGTTACCGACGTTGTGCTCGGACGGGCTACCTCAGATGTCAAATCCTATGAACATGACCAGCTTGAAGTATTCGGCAGCGAACAAGGCGCGGACGAACGCCTTATCAGTGCCGTAATCCGCCAGGCCATTCTTGCCGGCTATCTCGAACGCGATATCGAGAACTATGGACTTTTAAAAATCACAGCGAAAGGCAAAAAGTTCCTTTCTCGTCCCGAATCATTCAAAGTGGTCGAGGACACAGATTTCAGTGAGGAGCCGGAACCAGAGATCCTGAAGAGCGGAGGCTCGTGTGCCGCTGACGACGAACTTTTCAGCATCCTCAAAGACCTTCGCAAGAAGATCGCCAAGAAGCTCGGACTGCCACCATATGTGATATTCCAAGATCCATCGCTCGAAGCGATGGCCACCACCTATCCTATTTCAATTGAGGAGCTCCAGAATATCCCCGGAGTCGGCCAAGGAAAGGCAAAGCGCTATGGCGAAGAATTTGTCAAAGTAATCAAGCGCCATGTCGAGGATAATGAGATTGAACGGCCGGAGGATTTCCGCGTACGCAGTGTACCGAGCCGCAACTCTACCAAATATTTCATAATTCAGGCTGTGGACCGTAAAATTCCCCTGCCGGAAATCGCCATAGCCAAGGGTCTTGATTTCAGCGAGCTTATCGATGACATCGAAGCCATCGTATATTCAGGCACAAAAATCAACATCAACTACTATATCGACGAAATCATCGACGAGGATTCACAGGAAGAAATATTCGACTTCTTCAAGGAATGCCAGACCGACGATCTCAATGAAGCATACCGCGAACTCGGAGAAGATTTCACCGAAGATGAAATCCGTCTGATGCGCATCAAATTTCTCTCTGAGATGGGCAATTGA